In Spodoptera frugiperda isolate SF20-4 chromosome 1, AGI-APGP_CSIRO_Sfru_2.0, whole genome shotgun sequence, the following are encoded in one genomic region:
- the LOC118273017 gene encoding F-box/SPRY domain-containing protein 1, with protein MLIMNELDFYDDYAVAVVVNTDNILENIFSYLRLKDLRNCALVCKTWYRILNDENNDVWRLHCVKRLAEEVLKSDLLSTVTTYKSKLRAYFHAWNPHDCSRNIYVKANGFTLHRNPVAQSTDACRGKIGFYHGRHAWEVIWEGPLGTVAVVGISTKDAPLECHGYVGLLGSDEQSWGWNLVDNHLLHNGDTQGHYPLLNNCPKYQVGERIRVILDCEDNTLSFERNYEFLGVAFRGLPNKKLYPTVSAVYGNTEVSMIYLGPPLDG; from the exons ATGTTAATAATGAATGAATTGGATTTCTATGACGACTATGCAGTTGCAGTCGTCGTCAATACTgacaatattttagaaaatattttctcatacCTTCGCTTAAAAGATCTCCGTAACTGTGCTTTGGTTTGTAAAACTTGGTATAGAATTCTTAATGACGAAAATAATGATGTTTGGCGACTACACTGTGTTAAAAGATTAGCAGAAGAAGTACTGAAGTCTGATTTACTCTCCACTGTTACCACCTACAAATCTAAATTGAGAGCATATTTTCATGCTTGGAATCCTCATGACTGTTCTCGAAATATATATGTCAAAGCAAATGGATTTACATTGCACAG AAACCCTGTAGCACAAAGTACTGATGCTTGTAGAGGGAAAATTGGTTTTTATCATGGAAGGCATGCTTGGGAGGTGATATGGGAAGGTCCTTTAGGTACTGTAGCTGTAGTAGGTATATCAACCAAAGATGCACCTTTGGAATGCCATGGATATGTGGGACTGTTGGGATCTGATGAACAAAGTTGGGGTTGGAACTTAGTTGATAATCATTTGTTACATAATGGTGATACTCAAGGACATTATCCTCTGCTGAATAACTGTCCTAAATACCAG GTTGGTGAGCGAATAAGAGTTATTTTAGACTGTGAAGATAATACCTTATCATTTGAAAGAAATTATGAATTTTTAGGAGTTGCATTTCGAG gCCTTCCTAACAAGAAGTTATACCCGACAGTTTCAGCAGTCTATGGCAATACAGAAGTATCAATGATATATTTGGGTCCACCTTTAGATGGCTGA
- the LOC118273298 gene encoding integrator complex subunit 10 produces the protein MPAIDSTLSDEDYIIAKAKDAQKYNIHSAKAWMLTAKTLFPANFKIQFEAYLMEKQSGNVQEAAECFSSLMKSRQNLPSLLPEISAIANALRSSEGSFLSQMFDNICPDIQLTILKTSVENSDDTMEHCRLLVLLLKKFPQLGVDSLVKTLISAEKFFYDNRYARLLVVETLPLLSSLESPRLLQRLVIKAIDFYNSYVYDENEHDITDPWQRLFGVLDLMGRQLGWDSFFVNYSNSLNKETYFQKLLTLRNSEDCRQLLYCGTTFFLRSLYEHKSLKGNHILVEALSDPEVAPSKRRKGDLEVTGISSHQFQAAANCWELLHSNDLISREFTKLANQLQTKPWSEGFADEFALYRGKYEEAMPPTTITNLTACIVRVSINYFQKNYTACIENILAALPQLPNVEGILEPELIVGGKHRHLHFLPLTKVAIMHYFCTLLIRILLSTGNTTDIAYGHMLVLMQLGWPQEEAIFIHILDVIRQKGVFHYHLFTSYIIHIDILEELSFIWNEQGNNIVLDILPNSQQHLGQRRIGTRGADKGVKEDFKQAMKAQVARSNESVLNLMIHFITSERAFFLQLG, from the coding sequence ATGCCGGCAATTGATTCAACTTTGAGTGATGAGGATTACATTATTGCCAAAGCAAAAGACGCTCAGAAGTATAATATTCACTCGGCAAAAGCATGGATGTTAACCGCGAAAACATTATTTCCTGCAaactttaaaattcaatttgaagCTTACTTGATGGAAAAGCAGTCTGGAAATGTCCAAGAAGCAGCTGAATGTTTTAGTTCTTTGATGAAATCGAGGCAAAATCTTCCTTCTTTATTACCTGAAATATCAGCGATTGCTAATGCTCTAAGATCTTCGGAAGGAAGCTTTCTAAGtcaaatgtttgataatatttGTCCAGATATCCAATTGACTATACTAAAGACAAGTGTTGAAAATAGTGATGATACAATGGAACATTGTCGATTACTAGTTTTACTGTTAAAAAAGTTTCCTCAGCTTGGTGTTGATAGTTTAGTGAAGACATTAATTAGTGCTGAGAAATTCTTTTATGACAACCGCTATGCTAGACTTTTAGTAGTAGAAACATTGCCTCTTCTTAGTTCCTTAGAATCGCCAAGGTTGTTACAACGTTTGGTAATAAAAGCTATAGATTTTTATAACTCCTATGTGTATGATGAAAATGAACATGATATTACAGATCCATGGCAAAGACTCTTTGGTGTCTTAGATTTGATGGGGAGGCAATTAGGCTGGGATTCATTTTTCGTTAATTATAGcaatagtttaaataaagaaacatattttcaaaaattattgACATTGAGGAACAGTGAAGACTGTCGTCAACTACTGTACTGTGGAACAACTTTCTTTTTGAGATCACTCTATGAACATAAATCTTTAAAAGGAAACCATATTCTTGTAGAGGCCCTATCAGATCCTGAAGTTGCCCCATCTAAAAGAAGGAAAGGTGATTTGGAAGTTACTGGTATATCATCACATCAATTCCAAGCCGCTGCAAATTGTTGGGAGTTGCTCCACAGTAATGATCTGATTTCAAGAGAATTCACAAAACTGGCAAATCAATTACAAACTAAGCCATGGTCTGAAGGCTTTGCTGATGAATTTGCTTTATACAGAGGAAAGTATGAAGAGGCTATGCCTCCAACAACCATAACAAATTTGACAGCATGTATAGTAAGAGTGTCTataaattatttccaaaaaaattatactgcctgtattgaaaatatattggCTGCTTTGCCCCAGTTACCAAATGTAGAAGGCATTTTAGAACCCGAATTGATTGTAGGGGGAAAACACAGACATCTGCATTTCCTGCCTCTTACTAAAGTTGCCATTAtgcattatttttgtacattgcTTATTAGAATTCTGTTAAGCACTGGTAATACTACTGATATAGCATATGGCCACATGCTTGTACTAATGCAACTTGGGTGGCCACAGGAAGAAGCCATATTTATCCATATACTTGATGTCATAAGACAAAAAGGTGTGTTTCATTATCATCTTTTCACATCCTATATAATTCATATAGATATACTAGAAGAACTGAGTTTTATATGGAATGAACAAGGGAACAATATTGTGCTTGATATTCTACCAAATTCTCAACAACATTTGGGACAAAGAAGAATAGGAACCAGAGGAGCTGATAAAGGCGTAAAAGAAGATTTTAAACAAGCTATGAAAGCACAAGTTGCTAGGAGTAATGAGTCTGTGCTAAATCTaatgatacattttattacatctgAAAGAGCCTTTTTCCTACAATTAGGATAA